TGGAACTGCGCCGCGTCACTCTCAATCGAACCGGACGTGGTCGCAGTGCGGCACTCGAACACCAACCGGGCCTACTCGGCTCACGACGCGACGCAGGCGTCGATGAGGTGCTTAGCGAAGGAGAGCAGACTGCACTCGGGTTGGCGGGATTTCTCACCGAAGTAGCGCTAGATGAGTCGCTCTCCAGTGTCGTGTTCGACGATCCCGTCTCATCGCTTGACGCCGAGCGACGATCAAAGGTTGCGCAGCGCCTTGTCGAGTTGGCGAGCCAGCGGCAGGTAATCGTGTTCACGCACGAGATCACGTTCGTACACGCGTTGAACAAGGAGGCGAAGAGCAAGTCGGTTGCGGTAGCAACGCGCTCGATCCAGCGCATGGGCGGGGCGCGGCCTGGTCTTGTCGTTGACCAACTCCCTTGGGCTGCGAGGGATATCCCTGAACGCGTCAACAAGCTCGAAGCAGACCTCGCGCAACTGAAGCGGGAGCGCGGAAGCTTGTCGGAGGACGACTACACGGAGCGGACCGCTCAGATCGCGGGTCGACTTTCGGAGACCCTTGAGCGTGCGGTGAATCTGCACATCGTGAACGAGCTCGTCGATCGTGGAACCAACGAAGTGCACCCGAACATGCTCAAGATCCTTCCCTTGTTCACGCAGGACGACCATGACGAGTTCCAGGCCGCGTATGCGAAGACATCGAGTTGGGCGGCACGACATGACAATGCGCCCGAAGAGAACTACGTGGCGCCAACGATTGACGAGCTCGGCGACGAAGTCTCATGGCTCAAGGGATGGCATGATCGAATCAAGCGCTATCGGAATTGATGCTCGCCAAGAGCACTCAGCGACTCCCGCTCGGTGATCGGAGGATCACTCCACCGGCGGCAGTTTCCTCTGCGGTGCCTTCGCCCGCATCTCCACACCTGAGCGATGCAGCGCCCTGAAGACTGCGCCGTGTGAAAGCCCGTGCTTCGCTTCGAGCTGTCGCATGGTGGCTCCGGCCTCGTATGCCTGAGTCAAGGCAGCCGTTTCGTGGTCGGTCACGATGCGCTTCGTCGGCGTCACGTCGTGGTCGCGCAGGAGCTTCGTCAACGCGGACGGCGCAACTTCGAACGCTTTGGCCAGTGACCGTGCGCTCTCACCTGCCTTTGCTCGGCGCACGATCTCCGCGAGCGTCGCCTGTGCGAATCGCTTCGTCAATGCCTGCGCCCGGTACGACCCGGCCCTGCTCGAACCGTTCTCTCGATCACCGAGCACCGCCAGCTTTCGCAGCTGACTAGGGTTAAACCCAGTTATGCCATGGTTCGAGCAGACGTCAAGTACGCCAGCAGTGAGAAGCCCCCGCTAAGCGGGGGCTTTCGTCGTCTCCGGAGTCGACTGGGGCCGCGGCGGCAGCCCTCCTCACGCGTGGAACAGGTCGCCAGCGAGGTACTTCAGGCCCGTGTCGGTCGCGACCGTGACGACGGTGCCGCCGGTGCCGAGCGTTATCGCCAGCTGCAGGGCTCCCGCGACATTGAGCGCGCTCGACGTCCCGGCGAAGATCCCCTCCTGCTGCGCGAGCGGCAGGGCGAGGGCGCGCGCATCCGCCTCCTCGATCGCGCGGGCGTCGTCGTAGGTGTCGGGTGTGAGCATCGGCGGCACGATGCCGGTCGCGACCCCCTCGACCCGGTGCGGCCCCGCGCGGCCTTCGGTGAGCATGGGGGAGGACGCAGGCTCCAGCGCGACGACCCGCACGTGCTCCGCCTGCTGCCGCAGCGCCGATGCCACGCCGACCAGCATGCCCGCGGTGCCGACGCCGGCGCAGAACGCGTCGATGCGGATGCCATCGCTGCGCGTCTGCTCGAGGATCTCGCGACCCATCGCGGCGTAGCCGACCAGGGCATCCGCGTTGTGGAACTGATCGACCCAGTGCGCACCGTCGCGCTCGACGACGCGGTCGACCTCGTGCCGCATCCGCACGAACAGCTCGGGGGTGATGCGCCCGCCGTCGCTCGGCACGATCGTGAGGTCGGCGCCGAACGCCCGCATGGTCGCGAGCTTCTCCTGCGAGAACGCGTCGGAGGAGACGATCGACAGCGGATAGCCCTTGACGGCGCAGACGAAGGCGAGCGATGAGCCGGTGCTGCCGCCCGAGAACTCCACCAGCCGCTGACCTGGCCGCAACTCGCCGCGACGCTCGGCGCCCTCGACGATCGCAAGCGCCATGCGGTCCTTGTAGCTCCCGGTCGGGTTGCCTCCCTCGAGCTTCACCAGCACGGTCGCGCCACCCTCGGGCACGAGCCGCCGCAGCCGCACGAGCGGCGTGCCGCCGATCGCCTCCAGCGTCGACGCACGGATTCCGTGGGCTGCCATGCGCACCTCGCATCCGCGCGGTCAGCGGGCGTCGCGCCGACGATCGAGCCGTGCAGTTCGGAATCTACTCCGGGGAGCGGCGGGTCGACAGGGTCGGATCGGCCCGACGCGGAGCCGGATGCCCGTCAGGCTCAGGCGAGAGCACTACGCGACCACCGGTCGCGACGGGCCGCTCAGGCCTGGCTCGTGGCGGCCTGCTGCTCGGCGACCTTCGCGTGCACCTCGGCCATGTCGAGGCCGCGCACGGCGCCGATGAGCTGCTCGAGCTGCGCCTCGGGGAGCGCCCCGGGCTGCGAGAAGACGAGCACGCCATCGCGGAACGCCATGAGCGTCGGGATCGAGGTGATCTGGAACCCGGCGGCGAGCTCCTGCTCCGCCTCGGTGTCGACCTTGCCGAACACGATGTCGTCGTGCTGCTCGGAGGCCTGCTCGAAGATGGGGCCGAACATGCGGCACGGGCCGCACCACGCCGCCCAGAAGTCGAGCAGCACGATGCCGCCGTCGTTGATCGTCTGCTCGAGGGTGTCCTTGGTGATCTCGGTCGAAGCCATCGATCCAGGCTATCGCCAGGCGCACGGGCGGGTCGAGCGCACGAGCGGCGACGAGGGCACGCCATAGACTCCGCACATGGATCTCACGGTCGTCGTCTGCATCGCCGCCGTGCTCGCGGCGCTCGTGCACGGCTACATCTTCGTGCTCGAGACGCTGCGGTGGGAGCACCCAGCCACGCGTCGCGTGTTCGGCACCTCGGCAGAGCAGGCGGCGCAGTCGAAGCAGCTCGCCGCGAACCAGGGCGTCTACAACCTGCTCCTGGGGATCGTCGCGCTCGTGGGTGTGCTCGTGCTGCTCGCGGGAGCGGCGGATGCGGGGCTCGCCGTGATCCTGGCGGCCACGGCCATCATGCTCGGGGCAGCGCTCTATCTCGTCGGCAGCGACCGTTCGAAGGCGCGCGCCGCGGGCATGCAGGGCCTGTTCCCGCTGATCGCGGTCATCGCTGCGATCGTCACGCTCGCGGCGTGAGCTGACCTCAGCGGGCGGTCGCGACCGCCTCCACGAGGTGCTCGAAGGATGCGTCCACGTCGGCGGGCATGCCGAAGCCGCCGGCCGCCTCGAGCGTCGCGAAGCCGTGGGCGACCGCGCGCAGACCGCGGAGCGCGTGGATGGCTTCGTCGCCGCGCTCGCCCTCCACGGCGCGCCCGGCGATCGTCAGCACGCGCTCGGCTGCCGCCTCGAGCACCGGATGGCCGCTCGGCTGCACCGGCAGCCAGCGGTATCGCCCAGGGTGCCGCACCGCGAACGACCGGTAGGCGTGCAGGAAGGCGCGCACCGCATCCGCCCCCCGTGCCTCGCTGTCACCCTCGCCGAGCGCTGCTTCGAGCACATCGCCGAGGTCGTCGTAGATGTGCGCGGCCACGAGCGCCTCGAGCGCCGGCAGGCCGGCGACGTGCTTGTAGATCGACGGAGTCTTCACGCCGGCCCGCGTCGCGACGGCGCCGAGCGAGAGCGGCTCGCCGCCCGACTCGTCGAGCTCGGCGATCGCCAGCTCGACGAGCGCGGCGGGGGAGAGGCCGGCCCTAGGCACGCGGCGCCCCGAGCGCCAAGCCGACGCGGCGCGCGAGCGCCAGCACGGCCTCCGCGGTCTCGGCGGGCCGCTCGCCGTGCGGGTAGTGGCCGGCGCCGGCGACCATGTGCACGGCGACGTCAGCCGCAGTGCCCGATACCGCATCCGCGTAGGTCTGCGCCTCCGCGGAGGGATCACGGAAGTCGGGATCCGCATCGCCCATCACGATCGCCACCGGCGCGAGCTGGCTCGCGCGCGCGCCGACAGCATCCTTGGTCGTGCCCGCCGCCATCGTCACGAGCGCCTCGGTGCCGCCCGGCCTCCGCAGCGAGGCGACGATGCGCCTGCGGTGCTCTGCCAGGTCGGCGGGTGGAGCCTTGTGCAGCGAGCGGTAGAAGAGCGACCACAGGCTCGGTGTGCTCGCGACCAGCCGCGAGAGCGCGCGCATCGGCCAGGCCTGGCGCGGCGTCGTGGCCCACGGGCCGATCGCGACGGCGCCGACGACCTGCTCGGGGGCGAGCTGCGAGGCGAGCAGCGCACTGTCGGGCGTGAACGAGTGACCGACGACGATCGTCGGACCGCCCAGCAGCTCGACGAGTGCGGCCGCGGAACGCGCGATCTGCGTCTGGCTGACGGGCACGGGCGAGACGCCGGAGTCGCCGTGCCCCGGCAGGTCGAGCGCCGCGACGCGCAGGCCCTGCGCCACGAGGAGCGGCGTGAGGTGGCGATAGGCGCTGCGCAGGTCGCCCATGCCGGGCAGGAGGACGACGAGCCCCGCGGCGTCTGGGTCACCGGCGACGTCGTAGGCGAGCTCGATGCCCTCGAACTCGAGGCGGGCGGATGCGGTCGGTGCGGTCATGCACTCAGGCTAACGGCATTAGCCAGAGGAGGCAAGGGTCGATGCCTCAGCGCAGCACGCCGTCGCGCAGCGCGCGCAGCACGGCGCTGGTGCGATCCCGGGCGCCGAGCTTCATGATGATCGACGAGACGTGGTTCTTCACCGTGCCCTCCGCGAGGAAGAGCGCTCCGGCGATCTCGCGGTTCGGGATGCCCTGGGCGAGCAGCCGAAGCACCTCGAGCTCGCGATCCGTGAGCTCCTGCACAGGCGGGGCTGCCGCTGTCGCCGGTCGCGCCCGGATCGCCTGCAGCAGCCGGTCGGTCAGCGCCGGCGCGATCACCGTGCCGCCATCGGCGAGCGTCTCGACAGCGCTCGAGAGCTGCTCGAGTGTGACGTCCTTCAGCAGGTAGCCGCGCGCTCCGGCTCTCACTGCGTCCAGCACCTGCGCATCATCGTCGAAGGTCGTGAGCACCAGCACCGGGATCTCGATGCCGAGCTCGCGCATCCGTTCGAGGGCCCAGAGGCCGTCGAACCGCGGCATCCGCACATCCAGCAGCACCACATCCGGCAGGGTCGCCTCGATCACCGCGATCGCCTCGCCGCCATCGGCGGCCTCGCCGACCACCTCGATCCCGGCGACGCCGAGCAGCCCTCGGATGCCCTGCCGGATCAGCGTCTGGTCGTCGACCACCACGACGCGCGTCATGCGGCCGGCACCCGAGCCGTGACGACGAATCCGTCGCCGCCGTCGAACTGCACCTCGCCGCCCAGCGCTGTGAAGCGCTCGCGCAGCCCGTCGAGGCCATTGCCCAGTCGCACGCGGGCAGCGCCGCGCCCGTTGTCCCGACCGCTGAGCACCGTGCCGTGCGCGTCGACGGCGACGACGAGGTGCAGCGAGGTGGCCTCGGCATGACGGATGGTGTTGGTCACGATCTCCTGCGCGGCGCGGATGAGCGCGGCGCGCTCCACGTCGTCGACCGCCACGGTGGGCGCGACGT
The window above is part of the Agrococcus sp. ARC_14 genome. Proteins encoded here:
- a CDS encoding helix-turn-helix domain-containing protein, with the protein product MTKRFAQATLAEIVRRAKAGESARSLAKAFEVAPSALTKLLRDHDVTPTKRIVTDHETAALTQAYEAGATMRQLEAKHGLSHGAVFRALHRSGVEMRAKAPQRKLPPVE
- a CDS encoding cysteine synthase family protein, translated to MAAHGIRASTLEAIGGTPLVRLRRLVPEGGATVLVKLEGGNPTGSYKDRMALAIVEGAERRGELRPGQRLVEFSGGSTGSSLAFVCAVKGYPLSIVSSDAFSQEKLATMRAFGADLTIVPSDGGRITPELFVRMRHEVDRVVERDGAHWVDQFHNADALVGYAAMGREILEQTRSDGIRIDAFCAGVGTAGMLVGVASALRQQAEHVRVVALEPASSPMLTEGRAGPHRVEGVATGIVPPMLTPDTYDDARAIEEADARALALPLAQQEGIFAGTSSALNVAGALQLAITLGTGGTVVTVATDTGLKYLAGDLFHA
- the trxA gene encoding thioredoxin; protein product: MASTEITKDTLEQTINDGGIVLLDFWAAWCGPCRMFGPIFEQASEQHDDIVFGKVDTEAEQELAAGFQITSIPTLMAFRDGVLVFSQPGALPEAQLEQLIGAVRGLDMAEVHAKVAEQQAATSQA
- a CDS encoding DUF1304 domain-containing protein, encoding MDLTVVVCIAAVLAALVHGYIFVLETLRWEHPATRRVFGTSAEQAAQSKQLAANQGVYNLLLGIVALVGVLVLLAGAADAGLAVILAATAIMLGAALYLVGSDRSKARAAGMQGLFPLIAVIAAIVTLAA
- a CDS encoding TetR-like C-terminal domain-containing protein produces the protein MPRAGLSPAALVELAIAELDESGGEPLSLGAVATRAGVKTPSIYKHVAGLPALEALVAAHIYDDLGDVLEAALGEGDSEARGADAVRAFLHAYRSFAVRHPGRYRWLPVQPSGHPVLEAAAERVLTIAGRAVEGERGDEAIHALRGLRAVAHGFATLEAAGGFGMPADVDASFEHLVEAVATAR
- a CDS encoding alpha/beta fold hydrolase, which produces MTAPTASARLEFEGIELAYDVAGDPDAAGLVVLLPGMGDLRSAYRHLTPLLVAQGLRVAALDLPGHGDSGVSPVPVSQTQIARSAAALVELLGGPTIVVGHSFTPDSALLASQLAPEQVVGAVAIGPWATTPRQAWPMRALSRLVASTPSLWSLFYRSLHKAPPADLAEHRRRIVASLRRPGGTEALVTMAAGTTKDAVGARASQLAPVAIVMGDADPDFRDPSAEAQTYADAVSGTAADVAVHMVAGAGHYPHGERPAETAEAVLALARRVGLALGAPRA
- a CDS encoding response regulator transcription factor; its protein translation is MTRVVVVDDQTLIRQGIRGLLGVAGIEVVGEAADGGEAIAVIEATLPDVVLLDVRMPRFDGLWALERMRELGIEIPVLVLTTFDDDAQVLDAVRAGARGYLLKDVTLEQLSSAVETLADGGTVIAPALTDRLLQAIRARPATAAAPPVQELTDRELEVLRLLAQGIPNREIAGALFLAEGTVKNHVSSIIMKLGARDRTSAVLRALRDGVLR